From a region of the Helianthus annuus cultivar XRQ/B chromosome 5, HanXRQr2.0-SUNRISE, whole genome shotgun sequence genome:
- the LOC110944129 gene encoding protein SRC2 homolog: MDNHSPLDITVISASGLKNIFLFFRMKVYVVVSLINGNSVVEKKTHSSRGRNPKWNHRIKFPVDESAVGTATLLFVLRQHRIWGDKDIGEVSIPVSDLLESNSGGSEHVVDYQVQTMRGKPVGTFTFSLRREKVCHGGDAAGKTSSSHPPTTYVNNQQGNVPAYHQTPGYVNYPGPGGQYGTGAAWYPPGGYAYPPQQMGYNQQQQQP; encoded by the coding sequence ATGGATAATCATAGTCCTTTAGACATCACTGTCATCTCCGCCAGTGGCCTTAAAAACATCTTCTTGTTCTTTAGGATGAAAGTGTACGTAGTTGTGTCATTGATAAATGGAAATTCAGTCGTCGAAAAGAAGACGCATTCATCGCGTGGCAGGAACCCTAAATGGAACCACCGGATTAAGTTTCCGGTGGATGAGTCGGCTGTGGGTACTGCCACCCTCTTGTTTGTCCTCCGGCAACACCGGATATGGGGCGATAAGGACATCGGTGAGGTGTCGATCCCGGTTAGTGATCTCCTCGAGTCGAACTCCGGTGGTTCGGAGCATGTCGTTGACTATCAGGTGCAGACCATGAGAGGAAAACCCGTTGGTACGTTTACGTTTTCGCTCCGGAGAGAAAAAGTTTGTCATGGTGGAGATGCCGCTGGAAAAACGAGTAGTTCTCATCCTCCAACGACATATGTGAATAATCAGCAAGGGAATGTTCCGGCTTACCATCAGACACCGGGGTATGTAAACTACCCCGGCCCAGGCGGCCAGTATGGTACTGGGGCCGCTTGGTATCCACCAGGAGGGTACGCGTATCCTCCACAACAAATGGGTtataatcaacaacaacaacaaccataa